Proteins encoded in a region of the Acidobacteriota bacterium genome:
- a CDS encoding beta-ketoacyl-[acyl-carrier-protein] synthase family protein, which translates to MYKGFSEPRRVVITGMGCATPLGIGRDAFWESLREGRSGTRTISGFDASGFKVRVAGEVEGLDIDSLLSPQDRKHVPRTVPLALISATEALADSGIDPAQLTEGEQRAFGVVIGTGGGGLAFTERQFGHWFSGNEKKGSIYTIPSSTHGGLSSELSMRFSLHGLSHVISTGCTSSTDAIFYAAEHIALGRVDRMLAGGVDSPIAPGILRGFEVMTVVTDKWNDEPERASRPFSLDRSGIVISEGSWIFVLEDYESARRRGAEIYAEVAGYGATCDAYHRVRLEENGVEPARAMSLAMADAGVRREEIGYVNLHGTSTQLNDRIETRAVKIALGDHAYGVPMSATKSQVGHPQGAAGAAGIASTLMTLKTGVVAPTINLDEPDPACDLNYTPNTAREYDVNIALCNCIGFGSKNSALVLRKI; encoded by the coding sequence ATGTACAAGGGGTTTTCAGAGCCGCGGCGAGTGGTGATAACGGGCATGGGCTGCGCGACGCCGCTCGGCATCGGCCGCGACGCATTTTGGGAATCGCTTCGCGAGGGCAGGAGCGGCACGCGGACGATCAGCGGCTTTGATGCCTCTGGCTTCAAGGTCCGCGTTGCTGGCGAGGTCGAGGGGCTTGATATCGATTCGCTCCTCTCGCCGCAGGATCGCAAACACGTTCCCCGAACAGTTCCGCTTGCGCTTATATCTGCGACCGAGGCATTGGCCGATTCCGGCATTGATCCTGCGCAACTCACGGAAGGAGAGCAGCGAGCTTTTGGCGTCGTTATCGGTACCGGCGGCGGCGGGCTCGCATTTACTGAGCGGCAGTTCGGCCACTGGTTTTCCGGAAACGAAAAGAAGGGCAGTATCTACACCATTCCCTCGTCAACGCACGGCGGGCTTTCATCCGAGCTTTCGATGCGTTTCTCGCTCCATGGGCTTTCCCATGTCATTTCGACCGGCTGCACGTCCTCGACCGATGCCATCTTTTACGCCGCCGAACACATCGCACTCGGCCGCGTCGACCGGATGCTTGCCGGCGGTGTCGATTCGCCGATCGCTCCCGGCATCTTGCGCGGATTTGAGGTGATGACGGTCGTCACCGATAAATGGAACGACGAGCCGGAGCGGGCCTCGCGGCCATTTTCGCTTGATCGCTCGGGCATCGTCATCTCAGAAGGTTCGTGGATCTTTGTCCTTGAGGACTACGAATCGGCCCGCCGCCGCGGTGCTGAGATCTATGCCGAGGTCGCGGGCTACGGAGCGACGTGCGATGCCTATCATCGCGTCCGGCTTGAGGAGAATGGCGTCGAGCCCGCACGCGCAATGTCCCTTGCGATGGCCGATGCCGGCGTCAGACGCGAGGAGATAGGTTACGTAAATCTCCACGGCACGAGCACGCAACTCAACGACCGCATCGAAACGCGGGCGGTCAAGATCGCGCTCGGCGATCACGCTTACGGCGTGCCGATGTCCGCGACCAAATCTCAGGTCGGCCATCCGCAGGGAGCCGCCGGAGCCGCCGGCATCGCCTCTACGCTGATGACGCTCAAGACGGGCGTCGTCGCCCCGACCATCAACCTCGACGAACCCGACCCGGCCTGCGACCTCAACTACACCCCAAACACAGCCCGCGAGTATGATGTAAATATTGCACTCTGCAACTGCATCGGCTTCGGGTCAAAGAACTCCGCTCTGGTTTTACGAAAAATTTAG
- a CDS encoding S1/P1 nuclease has product MTSLCIKTVLVALISIFFASPAFAWDDVGHKITGYIAWQRMSPKARENVIKILRSAPEDSHLSVYYQSYGVRSEADKQLEYFMLVPTWADIVRDRAFPVRYEKYHKGDWHYTSVFWREVGGRAELIADKRPDGQAIEKLAEFEKALRDPAVSDKDKAIALAWFLHIGGDIHQPLHTSSRVTDREPNGDLGGNTVQITPEGTPRADQQNLHWFWDSIVPRNIPFDFGFCEGCYVKHIAEAFTSRYSIEAEKGGLALSNYTLWKDESLKLAQTEVFRSDLKRFETPSDAYRRNALSVSERRLTLAGYRMGETLNDIFGR; this is encoded by the coding sequence ATGACCTCACTTTGTATCAAGACAGTCCTAGTAGCGCTGATTTCCATTTTTTTCGCCTCTCCGGCATTTGCTTGGGACGACGTCGGCCACAAGATAACCGGCTATATAGCCTGGCAGCGGATGTCGCCGAAGGCCCGCGAGAACGTTATCAAGATACTCCGTTCGGCACCGGAAGACTCGCACCTTTCGGTTTACTATCAGTCCTACGGAGTTCGCTCCGAGGCGGACAAGCAGCTTGAATATTTCATGCTCGTGCCGACCTGGGCAGACATCGTCCGCGACCGAGCATTCCCGGTCCGCTATGAGAAATATCACAAGGGCGATTGGCACTATACGTCGGTCTTTTGGCGAGAGGTCGGCGGCCGGGCCGAGTTGATCGCGGACAAAAGGCCGGACGGCCAGGCGATAGAAAAGCTCGCCGAATTTGAAAAGGCGCTTCGCGACCCGGCTGTGAGCGACAAGGACAAAGCGATCGCCCTTGCTTGGTTTCTCCATATCGGCGGAGACATCCACCAACCGCTTCATACCTCAAGCCGCGTGACGGACCGCGAGCCGAACGGCGACCTCGGCGGCAACACCGTTCAGATCACACCCGAAGGCACGCCGCGAGCCGATCAGCAAAATCTGCATTGGTTCTGGGATTCGATCGTCCCGCGGAACATTCCTTTTGATTTCGGCTTCTGTGAGGGTTGCTACGTAAAGCACATCGCCGAGGCATTCACATCACGTTACAGCATAGAGGCAGAGAAGGGCGGGCTTGCTCTTTCAAATTACACATTGTGGAAAGACGAAAGCCTCAAGCTCGCTCAGACGGAGGTCTTCCGCTCAGACCTCAAACGCTTTGAGACCCCAAGCGACGCTTACCGCCGCAACGCTCTCAGCGTTTCCGAACGCCGCCTGACCCTGGCCGGCTACCGAATGGGCGAAACGCTGAACGATATTTTCGGGAGATAA
- a CDS encoding M20 family metallopeptidase, with protein sequence MTPRETLEYFEGRRDAIIEQIREIVEIESPSHDAERSREVVDWVENAARATGLDLAIERYPTENDGDHLIIRAFPGEAKPVLLLGHTDTVHPVGTKAKNPTRIEGDRFYGCGIFDMKANIVLMLEAFRYFKTSGTRPSRPINILLSCDEEVGSYTGREYVEREAKLAEHCLVFEPSAAGRVKTGRKGTGMYVVRAHGVPAHAGLDPEKGASAILELSRQIERLHAMNSPEAGTTVNVCTASGGTTTNVIPEHAECTVDVRFTSMAEAERIDAAIKALTPVDERVSLEVTGGINRPPMERTDAVVALFEKARETAASFDYELGETQVGGASDGNFVGALGIPVLDGLGIAGNGAHTLNEHILVSDIAKRATLVTLL encoded by the coding sequence ATGACGCCCAGAGAAACGCTTGAATATTTTGAAGGCCGCCGCGATGCGATCATCGAGCAGATCCGCGAGATCGTCGAGATCGAGTCGCCTTCGCATGACGCCGAGCGGAGCCGCGAGGTGGTCGATTGGGTCGAGAATGCGGCGAGGGCGACGGGACTTGATCTCGCCATTGAGCGTTACCCGACCGAGAATGACGGCGATCATCTGATTATCCGCGCGTTCCCGGGCGAAGCGAAGCCGGTGCTACTGCTTGGGCATACGGACACGGTCCATCCGGTCGGAACTAAAGCGAAGAACCCGACGCGGATCGAGGGCGACCGCTTTTACGGCTGCGGCATTTTTGATATGAAGGCGAACATCGTCTTGATGCTCGAGGCGTTTCGCTATTTCAAGACGAGCGGGACGCGGCCCTCGCGGCCGATCAATATTTTGCTTTCCTGTGATGAAGAGGTCGGCAGCTACACGGGCCGCGAATACGTTGAACGCGAGGCTAAGCTTGCCGAACACTGCCTTGTCTTTGAGCCCTCGGCTGCGGGCCGCGTAAAGACCGGCCGCAAGGGCACGGGCATGTATGTCGTCAGGGCCCACGGCGTTCCGGCCCACGCGGGGCTCGACCCCGAAAAGGGCGCAAGTGCGATACTTGAGCTCTCGCGGCAGATCGAGCGGCTCCACGCGATGAACTCGCCCGAGGCCGGCACGACAGTCAACGTTTGCACTGCAAGCGGCGGGACGACGACGAACGTCATTCCCGAACACGCCGAGTGCACCGTCGATGTCCGGTTTACGTCGATGGCCGAGGCCGAGCGGATCGACGCGGCGATAAAGGCACTCACGCCGGTCGATGAACGCGTCTCGCTTGAGGTCACAGGCGGCATCAACCGCCCGCCGATGGAACGGACCGATGCGGTAGTCGCTCTTTTTGAGAAAGCCCGCGAGACCGCCGCCTCGTTCGATTACGAGCTAGGCGAAACCCAGGTCGGCGGCGCCTCCGACGGAAACTTCGTCGGCGCCCTCGGCATCCCCGTCCTCGACGGCCTAGGCATAGCCGGCAACGGAGCCCACACGCTGAACGAACATATTTTGGTGAGCGATATTGCGAAGCGGGCAACTCTAGTAACTTTGCTTTAG
- the dprA gene encoding DNA-protecting protein DprA, protein MILWIALNMTPGVGPRAATKLLERFGSPEGVFAARRRELEELRLRPETIESIMKREFEPKAGEELDRVKSLGGDILVLDDGSYPALLREIADPPMTLYVRGDWQACFDQPCVAVVGSRNCSTYGRNASEMLSRDLAGQGFTVVSGFARGIDTSAHRGAISAGGRTIAVIGTGLDDPYPKENQKLADEIIAEGGAIVSQFPLGTPPLKENFPYRNRIISGLSLAVVLVEASERSGSLITARLATEQGREVMAVPGNITSRTSIGTNYLIKAGAKLVQQWQDVVAELPNEITATILPPKMVKDENGTAASQPELEPSGLSSAEKKVWQNLQPDEPMHIDVLLEATGLSFGDLNSALVGLDIRDLIRVLPGKHYARRI, encoded by the coding sequence ATGATTCTTTGGATCGCTCTTAATATGACGCCGGGGGTTGGGCCGCGGGCGGCGACGAAGCTGCTTGAGCGGTTCGGTTCGCCGGAGGGTGTTTTTGCGGCCCGGCGGCGCGAGCTTGAGGAGCTTCGGCTTCGCCCCGAGACCATTGAGAGCATAATGAAGCGCGAGTTTGAGCCGAAGGCCGGCGAAGAGCTTGACCGCGTAAAATCGCTCGGCGGCGACATCCTCGTGCTTGATGACGGCAGCTATCCGGCCTTGCTCCGTGAGATCGCCGATCCGCCAATGACGCTCTACGTCCGCGGCGACTGGCAGGCCTGTTTTGATCAGCCGTGCGTCGCGGTCGTCGGTTCGCGAAATTGCTCGACCTATGGCCGCAATGCCTCCGAGATGCTTTCGCGCGACCTCGCGGGCCAAGGCTTCACGGTCGTCTCCGGTTTTGCCCGCGGGATCGATACCTCGGCCCATCGCGGGGCGATCTCTGCCGGCGGGCGGACCATCGCTGTAATAGGCACGGGCCTTGACGATCCTTATCCAAAAGAAAATCAAAAGCTCGCCGATGAGATCATCGCCGAGGGCGGCGCCATCGTCTCTCAGTTTCCGCTCGGCACGCCGCCGCTAAAGGAAAATTTCCCTTACCGCAATCGGATCATCAGCGGCCTGAGCCTCGCTGTTGTTCTGGTCGAGGCCTCGGAGCGGAGCGGTTCGCTGATCACTGCCCGGTTGGCGACCGAGCAGGGCCGTGAAGTGATGGCCGTTCCGGGCAACATAACTTCGCGCACATCGATCGGCACAAACTACCTGATCAAAGCCGGCGCAAAGCTCGTCCAGCAGTGGCAGGACGTCGTCGCCGAACTGCCGAACGAGATAACGGCGACCATACTCCCGCCAAAGATGGTAAAGGACGAAAACGGCACCGCCGCCTCGCAGCCCGAGCTCGAACCTTCTGGACTTTCTTCGGCCGAGAAAAAGGTCTGGCAAAATTTGCAGCCCGATGAGCCCATGCACATCGACGTCCTGCTCGAAGCGACCGGGCTATCGTTCGGCGACCTCAATAGCGCACTTGTCGGGCTCGATATCCGCGACCTCATCCGCGTCCTGCCGGGCAAGCATTACGCGAGGAGGATCTAG
- a CDS encoding YkgJ family cysteine cluster protein, with translation MEKAELVQITRKRSIPEDEFYPAINRMYELVWEQLLPPQIETDLLSSRVAKSIVTPPDAEIPDCVECGVCCASLLCVGVRPGEEPDRALTWSVRKSDDDGEWEVDLYVRRDEETLACAQLEGTLGEHATCRIYETRPKMCREFEAGSDRCHALRRAYGIEPFLSLDEMMSARMKLDERDRTPTSPEIITRVAIERSEHERELCIRVSLAGGEERTIHSFDPAAETWRQFEFEGIKLATAEALIAERSALYGQSDRPPAHPKT, from the coding sequence ATGGAAAAAGCCGAGCTCGTGCAGATAACCCGCAAGCGGTCGATCCCTGAAGATGAGTTTTATCCGGCGATCAACCGGATGTATGAGCTGGTCTGGGAGCAACTTCTTCCTCCGCAAATAGAGACCGACCTGCTAAGCTCGCGTGTTGCAAAGTCGATCGTTACTCCGCCCGATGCAGAAATACCGGATTGCGTAGAATGCGGCGTCTGCTGCGCATCGCTGCTCTGTGTCGGGGTTCGGCCCGGCGAGGAACCGGATCGCGCGCTCACGTGGAGCGTTAGAAAAAGCGACGACGATGGCGAATGGGAGGTCGATCTCTACGTTCGCCGCGATGAAGAAACACTCGCCTGCGCCCAACTTGAGGGAACGCTCGGCGAGCACGCCACGTGCCGAATTTATGAGACCCGCCCAAAGATGTGCCGCGAGTTTGAGGCCGGGAGCGATCGTTGCCACGCTCTTCGTAGAGCTTATGGCATTGAACCTTTCTTGAGCCTTGATGAAATGATGTCAGCGAGGATGAAACTGGACGAACGCGACCGAACCCCGACTTCCCCCGAGATCATCACCCGTGTCGCGATCGAACGCTCGGAGCATGAACGCGAACTTTGCATCCGCGTCTCGCTTGCCGGCGGCGAGGAGCGGACCATTCATTCCTTCGATCCGGCCGCCGAAACTTGGCGGCAATTCGAGTTTGAAGGAATAAAATTAGCGACCGCCGAGGCATTGATCGCCGAGCGGAGCGCACTTTACGGGCAGTCCGATCGCCCTCCGGCGCATCCGAAAACTTAA